A portion of the Glycine max cultivar Williams 82 chromosome 10, Glycine_max_v4.0, whole genome shotgun sequence genome contains these proteins:
- the LOC106794844 gene encoding uncharacterized mitochondrial protein AtMg01250-like has protein sequence MHGLIDETQSAFIKDRHILHGTMILNEVVEEAKRCKKLVLVCKVDFEKAYDSVSWSFLDYMLDRLGFCLRWRKWISACLQSATISILVNGSPTKEFAPTRGLRQGDHLAPFLFNIVAEDLTGMMRVATTKSLYRSYMVGKQNEPVNILQYADDTVFVGEASWDNVIVLKAMLRGFEMAYGLKINFPKSHVGIFGDDTNWVHDAA, from the coding sequence ATGCATGGCCTCATTGATGAAACACAATCAGCTTTCATAAAGGATAGACACATCCTTCATGGAACTATGATTCTCAATGAGGTAGTAGAGGAAGCTAAAAGGTGTAAGAAGCTAGTCTTGGTGTGCAAGGTGGACTTTGAAAAGGCTTATGATTCTGTTTCATGGTCTTTTCTGGATTACATGCTGGATAGGCTGGGTTTCTGCCTTAGATGGAGAAAATGGATCTCTGCTTGTCTGCAATCAGCCACTATATCAATCCTAGTAAATGGCAGCCCTACAAAGGAATTTGCTCCCACTAGAGGATTGAGACAAGGGGATCATCTAgccccttttctttttaatatagtGGCAGAAGATTTGACTGGTATGATGAGGGTAGCAACAACcaaaagtctgtacagaagctaCATGGTAgggaagcaaaatgagcctgTAAACATTCTGCAGTATGCAGATGATACAGTGTTTGTGGGTGAAGCTTCATGGGACAATGTAATTGTGTTGAAGGCCATGCTTAGAGGTTTTGAAATGGCATATGGACTGAAGATTAATTTTCCAAAAAGCCATGTTGGGATTTTTGGAGATGACACTAATTGGGTTCATGATGCagcctaa